One genomic segment of Paenibacillus durus includes these proteins:
- the rpmI gene encoding 50S ribosomal protein L35 → MPKMKTHSSLKGRFKITGTGKVMRYKAYKNHLLSHKSKRAKRVLGTNPEMAPGDVRRLKQGLANLK, encoded by the coding sequence ATGCCTAAAATGAAAACCCACAGCAGCCTGAAAGGCCGCTTCAAAATTACCGGAACAGGTAAAGTAATGCGCTACAAAGCGTACAAAAACCATCTGCTGTCCCACAAGTCCAAGCGCGCTAAGCGGGTTCTGGGAACCAACCCTGAAATGGCTCCTGGCGACGTAAGACGTCTGAAGCAAGGCCTGGCTAACTTGAAATAG
- a CDS encoding ABC transporter permease yields MNKLKKIFATDSYIVPLVAIILGFLVGAAVMLIGGYDPIAAYGALFKRVFGSAYDFGEAIREMTPLMLTGLSVAFAFRSGMFNIGADGQVLIGMTAASVIGIKLAGLPTFLLVPLAVIGAGLFGGMWAGIAGYLKAKRGINEVITTIMLNWVALYLANYIVRTFLLIPGQNRSEDIPASMWLTFLNSIFDNARLHWGTVIALAAAVFFYIYLWKTKQGFEMRAVGLNSHAAEYAGMNVSRNVMKSMFIAGVFAGLAGAGEVLGVFHYQSVFAGSPGYGFDGIAVALLGLTHPFGVILAAILYGMLTYGSAGMSFNADVPPELIRIVIGSIIFFIAAQGIVRWVLKPFYFKRKKEKVL; encoded by the coding sequence ATGAATAAGCTTAAAAAAATATTTGCGACAGACAGCTATATTGTGCCTCTTGTCGCAATTATACTCGGATTCCTGGTCGGCGCTGCAGTTATGCTGATCGGCGGTTATGATCCGATCGCGGCCTATGGCGCTTTGTTCAAGCGCGTCTTCGGCAGCGCGTATGATTTCGGGGAAGCGATCCGCGAAATGACGCCGCTTATGCTGACTGGTCTTTCCGTAGCCTTTGCTTTCCGCTCAGGAATGTTCAACATCGGCGCGGACGGACAGGTGCTGATCGGAATGACCGCAGCCTCTGTTATCGGCATCAAGCTGGCTGGACTGCCCACATTTTTATTGGTGCCGCTGGCAGTGATCGGAGCGGGTCTGTTCGGCGGGATGTGGGCCGGAATAGCAGGTTATCTGAAGGCCAAACGGGGCATTAACGAGGTTATTACGACCATTATGTTAAATTGGGTTGCTCTGTATCTTGCGAACTATATCGTAAGAACGTTTCTCCTGATTCCGGGGCAGAACCGCTCAGAGGATATTCCTGCGTCGATGTGGCTCACTTTTTTGAACTCCATCTTTGACAACGCCCGTCTGCATTGGGGGACTGTGATCGCGCTTGCGGCGGCGGTGTTCTTTTACATCTACTTGTGGAAGACGAAGCAGGGCTTCGAAATGCGCGCTGTTGGCCTGAATTCCCATGCGGCCGAATATGCCGGTATGAATGTCAGTCGTAATGTAATGAAGTCAATGTTCATCGCTGGAGTGTTTGCCGGACTCGCCGGAGCGGGCGAGGTGCTTGGCGTATTCCACTACCAGTCTGTATTCGCGGGTTCACCCGGCTATGGGTTTGACGGGATTGCCGTTGCGCTACTCGGGCTTACTCATCCATTCGGGGTCATTCTGGCCGCGATCCTGTACGGCATGCTGACCTACGGTTCCGCAGGCATGAGCTTCAACGCAGACGTGCCTCCGGAACTGATCCGCATCGTGATCGGCTCGATCATATTCTTTATCGCGGCACAGGGGATTGTGCGCTGGGTGCTTAAGCCGTTTTACTTCAAGCGCAAGAAAGAGAAGGTGTTATAG
- a CDS encoding GNAT family N-acetyltransferase — MIRYRRPKQDDQIIHRLIETELVPLSHLPAKVLEQVKKELPRRLGQGVTLVATTDYDSDPLGFVHFMLHGDLLYIDMLAVAASAKRKRWGNMLMDRAERFALSRGCHRSKVAVDIGNAAGLSFYEKLDYIVIRYVPQSMCYEMEKRFLPPGI, encoded by the coding sequence GTGATCCGTTACCGCCGCCCAAAGCAGGACGATCAGATTATTCACCGGTTAATTGAGACCGAGCTTGTGCCTTTGTCCCATTTGCCCGCAAAAGTGCTGGAACAGGTCAAAAAAGAACTCCCGCGCCGGCTCGGGCAGGGAGTTACGCTTGTAGCTACCACCGATTATGACAGCGACCCGCTGGGATTTGTCCATTTTATGCTGCACGGAGATTTGCTCTATATCGACATGCTGGCCGTCGCCGCTTCGGCGAAACGAAAGCGCTGGGGAAATATGCTGATGGACCGGGCGGAGCGGTTTGCATTATCACGCGGATGCCATCGATCCAAAGTAGCTGTAGACATCGGAAATGCCGCCGGGCTCTCTTTTTACGAGAAGCTGGACTATATCGTGATCCGGTATGTGCCGCAGAGTATGTGCTACGAGATGGAAAAGCGCTTCTTGCCGCCAGGCATTTAA
- a CDS encoding glycosyltransferase family 2 protein translates to MADAIFVTLQVILALIAVYQFGFSLFGLRKKKKKELFPPEKSFAVLVAAHNEEQVVGALMENLKQLNYPKELYDVFVICDNCTDGTARIVREHGMTACVRTNNNLRGKGYAIEWMLGKLWEMPRQYDAVVMFDADNLAHTDFLMEMNNDLCSGAKVIQGYIDTKNPEDSWITAAYGISYWYINRLWQLSRHNLGMANFLGGTGMCFETNLLKEMGWGATSLVEDLEFTMRSASKGVYPEFNYDAKVFDEKPLTFKASSRQRLRWMQGHFTVARRYFFPLLWQSIKERSLTKFDLALYGVNVYIVLLTFLMTAVMWIDNSLLGGPHIANLYGHLPLWLSYVAVAANVFTFFISMILEKVKFKKVYAYMLLFPIYLISWYPITFYAFFTQNNKQWSHTEHTRVVRLEEVQSKQG, encoded by the coding sequence ATGGCAGATGCAATTTTTGTAACGCTCCAAGTGATCTTGGCGCTAATTGCGGTTTATCAGTTTGGTTTCTCGTTGTTCGGACTGCGCAAGAAGAAGAAGAAAGAGCTTTTCCCGCCGGAAAAATCATTTGCCGTGCTCGTAGCCGCGCATAACGAAGAACAAGTGGTCGGAGCGCTTATGGAGAACCTGAAGCAGCTGAATTATCCGAAGGAACTATACGACGTATTCGTCATTTGCGATAACTGTACGGACGGAACGGCCCGTATTGTACGGGAGCATGGCATGACCGCTTGCGTCCGCACCAACAATAATTTGAGAGGCAAAGGCTACGCAATCGAATGGATGCTGGGGAAACTTTGGGAGATGCCGCGCCAGTACGACGCCGTCGTGATGTTCGATGCCGATAATCTGGCCCACACCGACTTCCTGATGGAGATGAACAATGATCTCTGTTCCGGCGCAAAAGTCATTCAGGGCTACATCGACACGAAGAACCCTGAGGATTCCTGGATTACCGCAGCCTATGGCATCTCTTACTGGTATATTAACCGGCTGTGGCAGCTGTCACGCCATAATTTGGGTATGGCTAACTTTCTTGGCGGAACGGGCATGTGTTTCGAAACGAATCTGCTCAAGGAAATGGGCTGGGGCGCAACCAGTCTGGTAGAAGACCTGGAGTTCACTATGCGCAGCGCGTCGAAGGGTGTGTATCCGGAGTTCAACTACGACGCCAAAGTGTTTGATGAGAAGCCGCTTACGTTCAAGGCCTCGTCCAGACAGAGGCTACGCTGGATGCAAGGACATTTCACCGTCGCCCGCCGTTATTTCTTCCCTCTGCTGTGGCAGAGTATTAAAGAACGCAGCTTGACCAAGTTTGATCTGGCTCTATACGGTGTCAACGTCTATATTGTCCTGCTGACGTTCCTGATGACTGCGGTGATGTGGATCGACAACTCGCTGCTGGGTGGTCCGCATATCGCCAACCTGTACGGCCACCTGCCTTTATGGCTGAGCTATGTCGCCGTTGCCGCTAATGTGTTTACCTTTTTCATATCGATGATTCTTGAAAAGGTAAAGTTCAAAAAGGTGTACGCCTATATGCTGCTGTTCCCGATTTACCTGATTTCATGGTATCCGATTACGTTCTACGCATTCTTTACGCAAAACAACAAGCAGTGGAGCCATACGGAGCATACCCGCGTCGTGCGTCTGGAGGAAGTTCAAAGCAAGCAGGGGTAG
- a CDS encoding ABC transporter permease, with translation MDWLTLGQMLNTTLVFSTALIFAALGGIFSERSGVVNIGLEGLMMFGAFAAAVGGYYAQDAGYETMAPWIGVLCAMAVGVIGALIHAVASITFKADQTISGTVINFLAAGSTLYLVKLLFEGAGETPLIDGFSKYPIPVLSKIPVIGPGLFNNYPTTYLAIILVIVVYFLLFKTPFGLRLRAVGEHPSAADTLGVNVNRMRYVGVMLSGMFAGIGGATITLTTTGTFAHNTISGQGFIAIAAMIFGKWNPLGAFGAAVFFGFSQAIRNYVQLFGWSQSIPQEFIYMIPYVLTIIVLVSAVGRSSAPSALGQPYDPSKR, from the coding sequence ATGGATTGGCTGACACTGGGACAAATGCTCAATACAACGCTGGTATTTTCCACAGCGCTTATTTTTGCCGCCCTTGGCGGCATCTTCTCCGAACGCTCGGGCGTGGTTAACATTGGGCTTGAAGGTCTGATGATGTTCGGCGCCTTTGCCGCCGCCGTCGGCGGTTATTATGCGCAGGACGCCGGCTACGAAACGATGGCTCCCTGGATTGGTGTGCTCTGCGCTATGGCGGTCGGCGTGATTGGAGCGCTTATTCATGCCGTCGCATCCATTACGTTCAAAGCGGACCAGACGATCAGCGGTACGGTAATCAACTTTCTTGCCGCGGGCAGTACGCTTTACCTGGTTAAGCTGCTGTTCGAAGGGGCGGGCGAAACTCCTCTGATTGATGGCTTTAGCAAATATCCGATTCCGGTGCTCTCCAAAATTCCGGTGATCGGTCCCGGTCTGTTCAATAACTATCCAACTACGTACTTGGCGATCATACTGGTTATTGTTGTGTATTTCCTGCTGTTCAAAACGCCGTTCGGCCTTCGCCTCCGGGCGGTCGGTGAGCATCCGAGCGCGGCGGATACGCTTGGCGTTAACGTTAATCGTATGCGGTATGTCGGTGTGATGCTCAGCGGAATGTTCGCAGGCATAGGCGGCGCGACGATTACACTGACGACCACAGGCACCTTTGCCCACAACACGATTTCCGGGCAGGGCTTCATTGCGATTGCGGCTATGATTTTCGGCAAATGGAATCCGCTCGGCGCCTTTGGCGCGGCCGTATTCTTCGGCTTCTCGCAGGCGATCCGCAACTATGTTCAGTTATTCGGCTGGTCCCAGAGTATCCCGCAGGAATTTATTTATATGATTCCGTATGTGCTGACAATCATCGTTCTAGTGAGCGCCGTGGGCCGCTCCTCGGCTCCGTCTGCGCTCGGACAACCTTATGATCCAAGCAAACGTTAA
- a CDS encoding phosphatase PAP2 family protein, with protein MRTRMLKLLTAERRLFHWINGRLHNRYLNFWLFYLTHLGGATASIGISLIVWGVAPHTLKLPAQQALIALAVSHLPVAVAKRLYPRVRPYLALPGTNTFRNPLKDHSFPSGHTTAIFASTVPYVAAFPVLGFVLLPLALSVGFSRIYLGLHYPSDVAAGALIGSAVAAGTVALWS; from the coding sequence ATGAGAACTAGAATGTTAAAACTGCTTACTGCAGAGCGGCGTCTGTTTCACTGGATCAATGGCCGGCTGCACAACCGTTATCTGAATTTCTGGCTGTTCTATCTGACTCATCTGGGCGGAGCGACCGCCAGCATCGGGATCAGTCTAATTGTATGGGGGGTTGCCCCTCATACGCTGAAGCTGCCCGCCCAGCAGGCGCTGATCGCCCTGGCTGTCAGCCACCTGCCCGTCGCCGTCGCCAAAAGGCTGTATCCCAGGGTCCGCCCTTATTTGGCCCTGCCCGGAACGAATACGTTCCGCAATCCGCTCAAAGACCATTCGTTTCCTTCCGGGCATACGACGGCAATCTTCGCTTCCACAGTGCCTTATGTGGCGGCTTTCCCCGTCCTGGGTTTCGTTCTGCTGCCGCTTGCCTTGTCAGTTGGATTCTCCCGGATCTATCTTGGACTCCATTACCCTTCCGATGTGGCGGCAGGCGCACTAATCGGCAGTGCGGTCGCGGCCGGAACGGTTGCATTATGGAGTTAA
- the infC gene encoding translation initiation factor IF-3, whose protein sequence is MINDEIRAREVRLVGAEGEQIGIKPIREALQMAIDLNLDLVNVAPQAKPPVCRIMDYGKFRYEQQKKEKEARKNQKIVDIKEVWFRANIEEHDYQTKFRNVVKFLNEGDKVKCSVRFRGREITHANIGQKILERVKLEVAEISVVERQPKLEGRSMIMILAPKSS, encoded by the coding sequence ATGATCAATGATGAGATTCGGGCGAGAGAAGTTCGTTTGGTTGGTGCGGAGGGAGAACAAATCGGGATTAAACCGATCCGCGAAGCGTTGCAAATGGCAATCGATCTTAATCTGGATTTAGTCAATGTAGCGCCGCAGGCGAAGCCTCCGGTATGCCGCATCATGGATTACGGCAAGTTCCGTTACGAGCAGCAGAAGAAAGAGAAGGAAGCCCGTAAGAATCAGAAGATCGTGGACATCAAGGAAGTCTGGTTCCGCGCCAACATTGAAGAACATGACTATCAGACCAAGTTCCGTAATGTGGTCAAGTTTCTGAATGAAGGCGACAAGGTGAAATGCTCCGTCCGCTTCCGCGGACGCGAAATTACCCATGCGAATATCGGTCAGAAAATTCTGGAGCGCGTCAAATTGGAAGTGGCCGAGATTTCCGTTGTGGAGCGCCAGCCCAAGCTGGAAGGCCGCAGCATGATTATGATTTTGGCGCCCAAATCATCTTAA
- the rplT gene encoding 50S ribosomal protein L20, producing MARVKGGFVVRRKHKKVLKLAKGYFGSKHRIFKTAKEQVMKSLVYAYRDRRQTKRNFRRLWIVRINAAARLNGLSYNKLVHGLKLAGVDINRKMLADLAVNDLNAFNSLASVAKEKINA from the coding sequence ATGGCAAGAGTTAAAGGCGGCTTCGTCGTTCGTCGTAAACATAAAAAGGTACTGAAACTGGCAAAAGGCTACTTCGGTTCCAAGCACCGCATTTTCAAAACAGCTAAAGAACAAGTAATGAAATCGCTGGTTTACGCTTATCGCGACCGTCGTCAAACCAAACGCAACTTCCGCAGACTGTGGATCGTTCGTATCAACGCTGCAGCCCGTCTGAACGGCCTGTCCTACAACAAGCTGGTACACGGCCTGAAGCTGGCCGGAGTGGACATCAACCGCAAAATGCTGGCTGACCTCGCTGTAAACGATCTGAACGCATTCAACTCGCTGGCTTCCGTAGCCAAAGAGAAGATCAACGCGTAA
- the trmB gene encoding tRNA (guanosine(46)-N7)-methyltransferase TrmB — translation MRLRGRKGIRESLEQQTDLVVLDPRKHKGQWSGLFGNDRPIYVEFGMGKGQFISRMSHKYPEINFIGVDMYDELIRRAAEKARNIWEPEGLETPPNLKLALANIEYAEEVFAEGELQRIYLNFSDPWPKTKHARRRLTHPRFLDKYRGLLDGLGEIHLKTDSRSLFEFSLNAFADFGLQMSNISLDLHAGGINEEHVMTEYETKFVGQGIQIHRCEAIVGAEALKRYQASRLDKYRLVTGNDSG, via the coding sequence ATGCGTTTACGCGGAAGAAAAGGAATACGTGAAAGTCTGGAGCAGCAGACCGATCTGGTCGTGCTCGACCCTCGCAAGCATAAAGGACAATGGTCCGGGCTCTTCGGCAACGACCGCCCTATTTATGTCGAGTTCGGAATGGGGAAGGGGCAGTTTATCAGCCGGATGAGCCATAAATACCCCGAAATTAATTTTATCGGCGTGGATATGTATGACGAGTTGATCCGCCGGGCGGCGGAAAAGGCGCGGAATATATGGGAACCGGAAGGTCTGGAAACGCCGCCGAATCTAAAGCTCGCACTGGCCAATATTGAATATGCCGAAGAAGTGTTCGCTGAAGGAGAATTACAGCGCATCTATCTGAACTTCAGCGACCCCTGGCCAAAAACAAAGCACGCCCGCCGCAGATTGACGCATCCCCGCTTCTTGGATAAGTATCGCGGGCTGTTAGACGGTTTGGGAGAAATTCATTTGAAGACGGATTCGCGCAGTTTATTTGAATTTTCCTTGAACGCCTTTGCCGACTTCGGTCTGCAGATGTCGAATATTTCGCTGGATCTCCATGCGGGAGGGATCAATGAAGAGCACGTTATGACCGAATACGAAACGAAATTTGTCGGCCAGGGCATTCAGATCCACCGCTGCGAGGCGATTGTCGGAGCGGAAGCGCTGAAGCGCTATCAAGCCTCCCGTCTGGACAAGTACAGACTTGTAACCGGCAATGACTCAGGTTGA
- a CDS encoding ABC transporter ATP-binding protein → MSAAAPVVELKQITKRFPGIVANDSISLTLEKGEIHALLGENGAGKSTLMNIVFGLYQPDEGSIEIGGKPVIIDSPNKAIELGIGMVHQHFKLVEPFTVTENIILGTEPKKGLKIDYKSAAEQVRKLSELYGLQVNPQAKIHDISVGMQQRVEIMKTLYRGADILIFDEPTAVLTPQEINELMAIMKRLVAEGKSIILITHKLKEIMTISDRVTIIRRGKVIDTVKTSETNPSDLAEKMVGRGVTFKVDKQTPHIGKTVLKLDGVNSKNKEGISVLNNLSFEVKAGEILGIAGVDGNGQSELIQAITGLRKIDSGSITVEGKEIANLSPRKISEMNVSHIPEDRHKHGLVLDFTVSENMVLETYYKSPYNRNGFMNNEVIDKHAEELVRAFDVRTPSIHNTARSLSGGNQQKAIIAREIDKEPTLLIAAQPTRGLDVGAIEFVQKQLIAQRDQGKAVLLVSFELDEIINVSDRIAVIYEGQIVGEVYPKDTNDQELGLMMAGSLKRGGKADE, encoded by the coding sequence ATGAGTGCTGCGGCTCCTGTCGTAGAGTTGAAGCAAATCACAAAACGCTTTCCCGGTATTGTCGCCAATGACTCCATCAGCCTGACGCTGGAGAAAGGCGAGATTCATGCGCTGTTAGGCGAGAATGGAGCAGGCAAGTCAACACTAATGAATATCGTATTCGGACTGTATCAGCCCGATGAAGGCAGTATTGAAATCGGCGGGAAACCGGTTATCATCGATAGCCCGAATAAAGCCATTGAGCTCGGCATCGGTATGGTGCACCAGCATTTCAAGCTTGTAGAGCCTTTTACGGTGACCGAGAATATTATTCTTGGAACGGAACCGAAGAAAGGTCTTAAAATCGACTATAAATCCGCAGCGGAGCAAGTCCGCAAGCTGTCGGAGCTGTACGGTCTTCAAGTAAATCCGCAGGCCAAAATCCATGACATTTCGGTTGGGATGCAGCAGCGTGTGGAAATTATGAAGACCTTGTACCGAGGTGCGGATATTCTTATATTTGACGAACCCACCGCCGTTCTTACCCCTCAGGAAATCAATGAGCTCATGGCGATTATGAAGCGCCTGGTTGCCGAGGGCAAATCCATCATTTTAATTACTCATAAGCTAAAAGAAATTATGACCATATCGGACAGGGTGACTATTATCCGCCGTGGCAAGGTTATCGACACAGTTAAAACTTCTGAGACCAATCCGAGCGATTTGGCGGAAAAAATGGTCGGCCGAGGCGTTACGTTCAAAGTGGACAAGCAGACTCCGCACATCGGGAAGACGGTGCTGAAGCTTGACGGAGTTAACAGTAAGAACAAGGAAGGCATATCCGTATTGAATAATCTCAGCTTTGAAGTCAAGGCCGGGGAAATTCTGGGCATAGCCGGTGTTGACGGAAACGGACAGAGTGAGCTGATCCAGGCCATCACGGGCCTCCGTAAGATAGATTCCGGTTCGATTACCGTGGAAGGGAAGGAAATAGCCAACCTGTCTCCGCGCAAAATATCGGAAATGAACGTTTCGCATATTCCAGAGGACCGGCATAAGCACGGACTCGTGCTTGACTTCACCGTCAGCGAGAATATGGTGCTTGAAACCTACTACAAAAGCCCGTATAACCGGAATGGATTTATGAATAACGAAGTCATTGATAAGCATGCCGAGGAGCTGGTTAGGGCGTTTGACGTGCGTACTCCATCGATTCACAATACAGCGCGTTCTCTGTCCGGCGGCAACCAGCAAAAAGCAATTATTGCGCGGGAAATAGACAAAGAGCCAACCCTGCTCATCGCGGCACAGCCGACGCGGGGGCTTGATGTGGGCGCTATCGAGTTTGTGCAAAAGCAGCTGATAGCTCAAAGAGACCAAGGCAAGGCTGTGCTGCTCGTCTCATTCGAGCTGGACGAAATTATAAATGTGTCCGACCGCATCGCCGTTATTTACGAAGGGCAAATTGTCGGCGAGGTCTATCCGAAGGATACAAATGATCAGGAGCTTGGGCTCATGATGGCGGGCAGCTTGAAGCGGGGAGGTAAAGCTGATGAATAA
- a CDS encoding acyl-CoA thioesterase codes for MMSESSQPAAPASKYCRESRVFKTGRVFPNDINNHQTLFGGKLMSNIDEVASISAMRHCRCSVVTASTDSVDFLSPIRPTDSFCFESFVSWTGRTSIEVFVKVIAENLYSGERTVAATSFLTFVAIGPDGKPAPVPDVIPQTDEEKLVSDLAEERSELRKVRRAASKKLASQLITTKYWE; via the coding sequence ATGATGAGTGAATCATCCCAGCCGGCAGCTCCGGCTTCGAAATACTGCCGAGAATCGCGTGTATTCAAAACGGGACGGGTCTTCCCGAACGATATTAACAACCACCAGACCCTATTCGGCGGCAAGCTAATGAGTAACATAGATGAAGTCGCCTCGATCTCCGCGATGCGTCACTGCCGATGCAGCGTCGTTACCGCCTCCACTGACTCTGTTGACTTTCTGTCCCCAATCCGGCCCACCGATTCATTCTGCTTTGAATCCTTTGTATCCTGGACCGGCCGCACCAGCATAGAGGTATTCGTTAAGGTCATAGCCGAAAATTTATATTCAGGCGAGCGCACCGTGGCGGCCACTTCCTTCCTCACCTTTGTGGCCATCGGACCTGACGGTAAACCGGCCCCTGTGCCTGATGTTATCCCCCAGACGGACGAAGAGAAGCTGGTCAGCGATTTGGCGGAGGAACGCTCGGAGCTGCGGAAAGTCAGACGCGCCGCCAGCAAGAAGCTGGCCTCTCAGCTTATAACGACAAAGTACTGGGAGTAA
- a CDS encoding BMP family lipoprotein translates to MKKIYQLSLVMLLAFTVILAGCGSDNNNASGDTGTNEGTNTGTNTGSGEAATDNSNIKIGMVTDVGGVNDKSFNQSAWEALQALEKENGVKVQYLQSNSSANYEPNLNQFIKDGYALTWGIGFDMGDSVKKVANENPDAKLAIIDNVVDAPNVESVTFSENEGSFLVGVVAGLTTKTNKVGFIGGAESPVIKRFEAGFKAGVAAVNPSAKVTPIYAGAYDKPDIGKSLAATMYDAGNDIIFPAAGATGNGVFNEAKSRNKAGGAKVWVIGVDKDQSIEFGNDVTLTSMMKRVDEAVKVVSKQIIDGTFKGGTTTVLGLKDNGVGLPETSKANVSADILAKVDDYKQQIIDGKITVPAE, encoded by the coding sequence ATGAAAAAAATTTATCAGCTGTCTCTTGTTATGCTGCTTGCATTCACGGTCATTCTGGCCGGTTGCGGAAGCGACAATAACAATGCGTCGGGAGACACAGGCACTAACGAAGGCACTAATACTGGAACCAATACGGGCTCCGGCGAAGCTGCTACGGATAACTCCAACATCAAAATTGGTATGGTTACCGACGTTGGCGGTGTTAACGACAAATCGTTTAACCAATCCGCTTGGGAAGCCCTTCAAGCCCTTGAGAAAGAAAATGGTGTAAAGGTACAATATCTGCAAAGTAATTCCAGTGCGAACTATGAGCCGAACCTGAACCAATTTATTAAAGACGGTTATGCTCTGACTTGGGGCATCGGCTTTGACATGGGTGACTCCGTGAAAAAAGTTGCGAATGAGAATCCTGACGCCAAGCTGGCCATCATCGACAACGTAGTAGATGCTCCTAACGTTGAGTCCGTTACCTTCTCCGAGAATGAAGGATCGTTCCTGGTCGGCGTTGTAGCAGGTCTGACTACCAAGACGAATAAAGTTGGTTTTATCGGCGGTGCGGAAAGCCCGGTAATCAAACGGTTTGAAGCGGGCTTCAAAGCGGGCGTTGCGGCGGTTAATCCGAGCGCAAAAGTAACGCCTATTTATGCCGGGGCTTATGACAAGCCGGATATCGGTAAGTCGCTGGCAGCTACAATGTATGACGCAGGCAATGACATCATCTTCCCGGCTGCAGGCGCAACGGGCAACGGCGTATTCAACGAAGCTAAATCCCGCAACAAAGCCGGCGGCGCGAAAGTATGGGTTATCGGCGTCGACAAAGACCAATCGATCGAATTTGGCAATGATGTAACGCTGACTTCTATGATGAAACGTGTTGACGAAGCGGTTAAGGTTGTTTCCAAGCAAATTATCGACGGCACTTTCAAAGGCGGCACCACTACCGTACTTGGCCTGAAAGACAACGGCGTAGGTCTGCCGGAAACTTCCAAAGCCAACGTGAGCGCCGATATCCTGGCTAAAGTTGACGATTACAAACAACAAATCATCGATGGAAAGATTACCGTTCCTGCCGAATAA
- a CDS encoding TIGR01212 family radical SAM protein (This family includes YhcC from E. coli K-12, an uncharacterized radical SAM protein.) has protein sequence MTILETPSTASLWGDKRFHTWNYEMREQFGDKVFKVMLDAGFTCPNRDGSIAKGGCTFCSARGSGDFAGSRRDDLVTQFGSVRDRQHLKWPNAKYIGYFQAYTNTYAPIEELREYYEVILEQPGVVGLSIATRPDCLQGDVVDYLAELNERTYLWVEMGLQTIHESTSRLINRAHDTKCYREAVEKLRSRGIRVCTHIIHGLPQETHEMMLETVSAVSQMDVQGIKIHLLHLMRKTPMVKQYEAGLLRFLEQDEYVKLIADSLEMLPPEMIVHRLTGDAPRDLLIGPMWSLKKWEVLNAIDDELKRRDTWQGKYWRKR, from the coding sequence ATGACTATACTAGAAACCCCTTCCACAGCCTCGCTGTGGGGAGACAAACGTTTTCATACCTGGAATTACGAGATGCGCGAACAGTTTGGCGACAAAGTGTTCAAAGTCATGCTGGACGCCGGGTTCACCTGTCCCAACCGCGACGGGTCGATCGCCAAAGGAGGCTGCACCTTCTGCAGCGCAAGAGGCTCGGGCGATTTCGCCGGAAGCCGGCGCGATGATCTGGTTACCCAGTTCGGAAGCGTCCGCGACCGTCAGCATCTGAAATGGCCGAACGCCAAGTACATCGGTTATTTCCAGGCATATACTAACACGTATGCGCCGATTGAGGAGCTGCGGGAATACTACGAGGTCATACTGGAACAGCCGGGCGTTGTCGGCTTGTCCATCGCCACCCGTCCCGACTGCCTTCAGGGTGATGTTGTCGATTATCTGGCGGAATTGAACGAACGGACTTATCTTTGGGTCGAAATGGGATTGCAGACGATCCACGAGTCCACTTCGCGGCTCATTAACCGGGCGCATGATACGAAATGCTACCGCGAGGCTGTGGAGAAGCTGCGCAGCCGGGGTATCCGGGTCTGCACGCACATTATTCACGGTCTTCCGCAGGAAACGCATGAAATGATGCTGGAGACGGTGTCCGCCGTATCACAGATGGATGTTCAGGGGATCAAAATCCATCTTCTGCACCTGATGCGCAAGACGCCGATGGTCAAGCAGTATGAAGCGGGGCTGCTTCGTTTTCTGGAGCAGGATGAATATGTAAAGCTCATCGCCGATTCATTGGAAATGCTGCCCCCGGAAATGATTGTGCACCGTCTGACCGGAGACGCTCCCCGCGATCTGCTCATCGGCCCGATGTGGAGCCTTAAGAAATGGGAAGTGCTCAATGCGATCGACGACGAGCTGAAGCGCAGAGATACCTGGCAGGGCAAGTATTGGAGGAAACGCTGA